Proteins from a genomic interval of Symmachiella macrocystis:
- a CDS encoding DUF1501 domain-containing protein: MNNIFDPHLLQTRRHFFGRTATGIGTAALASTLNPELFGAPTSATETADHGVLGQPHFPAKAKRVIYLFMSGAPSQLDMYDYKPNMAEMFDKDLPDSVRKGQRITTMTSGQKRLPIAPTLFNFKQHGQSGAWISELLPHTAKMVDDMAIIKTVNTEAINHDPAITYIQTGAQLPGRPSMGAWLSYGLGESSRNLPSFVVLHSSWSAKRDAQALYARLWGAGWLPSRFQGVSLRSQGDPVLYLSNPPGVSPDVRRNMLDTLAKLNEQQFAAVGDPEINARIAQYEMAYKMQTSVPELTDISGETQATLDMYGPDVHKPGTFAANCLLARRLAERNVRFVQVFIRGWDQHGSLPKDIRSQCGDVDQGSAALLKDLKQRGMLDDTLVIWGGEFGRTVYCQGTLTKTNYGRDHHPRCFTVWMAGGGVKPGIVYGETDDFSYNVVENPVHIHDLNATILHCLGINHERLTHRFQGRDFRLTDIHGRVVHEILA; the protein is encoded by the coding sequence ATGAACAACATATTCGACCCACATCTGTTACAAACCCGCCGGCATTTTTTCGGACGGACCGCTACGGGAATCGGGACAGCCGCTTTGGCGTCGACGTTAAATCCGGAGCTGTTCGGTGCTCCGACATCGGCCACCGAAACAGCCGACCACGGTGTGCTTGGCCAACCGCATTTTCCCGCCAAGGCCAAACGGGTCATCTACTTGTTCATGTCGGGCGCTCCCTCGCAATTGGACATGTACGACTACAAGCCGAACATGGCTGAGATGTTCGACAAGGATCTGCCCGATTCGGTCCGCAAAGGGCAGCGGATCACCACCATGACCTCGGGTCAAAAGCGATTGCCCATCGCCCCGACGCTGTTCAATTTCAAACAACATGGCCAATCGGGCGCGTGGATTAGCGAATTGTTGCCGCACACCGCCAAAATGGTCGATGACATGGCGATCATCAAGACCGTCAACACCGAAGCCATCAACCACGACCCGGCGATCACCTACATTCAAACCGGCGCGCAACTTCCCGGACGTCCCAGCATGGGCGCGTGGCTGTCCTATGGTCTGGGCGAGTCGTCACGGAATTTACCCAGCTTCGTGGTGCTACATTCATCATGGAGTGCGAAACGCGATGCACAAGCCCTGTATGCCCGCTTGTGGGGCGCGGGTTGGTTGCCATCTCGCTTCCAAGGCGTGAGCCTGCGTTCGCAAGGCGATCCTGTGTTGTATTTGTCGAACCCTCCCGGCGTCTCTCCGGATGTGCGTCGGAACATGCTCGATACGCTCGCCAAATTGAATGAACAACAATTCGCCGCTGTCGGGGATCCGGAAATCAATGCTCGTATTGCGCAATACGAAATGGCCTACAAAATGCAGACGTCGGTTCCCGAATTGACCGACATCTCCGGCGAAACCCAGGCCACGCTCGATATGTACGGTCCCGATGTCCACAAGCCGGGCACATTCGCAGCCAACTGTTTATTGGCTCGTCGACTCGCGGAACGTAATGTCCGCTTCGTGCAAGTCTTCATTCGAGGTTGGGACCAACATGGCAGCCTGCCCAAAGATATTCGTTCACAATGCGGCGATGTCGACCAAGGCAGTGCGGCTCTGCTCAAAGACCTCAAACAACGCGGCATGCTGGATGATACTTTGGTCATCTGGGGCGGCGAATTCGGCCGCACGGTCTATTGCCAAGGCACTTTGACCAAAACCAACTACGGCCGCGACCATCACCCCCGCTGCTTCACGGTCTGGATGGCCGGCGGCGGCGTCAAACCGGGCATCGTCTACGGCGAAACCGATGATTTCAGCTACAACGTCGTCGAAAATCCTGTGCACATCCACGATCTCAATGCCACCATTTTGCATTGCCTGGGCATCAACCACGAACGACTGACGCACCGCTTCCAAGGCCGCGATTTTCGCCTGACCGACATTCACGGTCGGGTTGTTCATGAAATCTTGGCATAA